The following are encoded in a window of Pectinophora gossypiella chromosome 24, ilPecGoss1.1, whole genome shotgun sequence genomic DNA:
- the LOC126377811 gene encoding latrophilin Cirl isoform X1, with the protein MVTSAAMEPITDTILAPLDNLTRRRNNLRSLLEDRGGRIGFKRNVFDKDKASSKSIDFKLSDCEKRSKGGFGRRCFRLKTLVIIVCVSVFLGTSLDAEARSAEPRYETAYACEGKTLKIGCGEGYVIHLIRANYGRFSITICNDHGNTDWSVNCMSTKSLRVLHSRCSMHQNCSIQASTSIFSGDPCPNTLKYLEAHYQCVPASTTSTTNRPSPPWLITSQPTVWRSTAPPVPKNPVQTQQGERKKPTVITPPTFRPHITLPPEVKLGDVGTKATTKQPDTSSEREPPQVPRENIPEVKEQTPKVAEPDNSARNDKPKEDDSVSVTEETLHWPVKDENSDATAPVHTPPKDTLIPSDVDVDGDFDKTYSTSRTPILGRRAYCPQVNARGLHWNWTLAGTYAVQPCPGGATGLARWKCTLSSHHHNADDDRPRRRNPGLQSGENFHDLGLDAPTDRQMQLIRRLGSEALLKGRDGDPPEHVIDYRGSPNLPDAQASSTNPVNEEYYADTIPEWHGPTPDLSECRSVWLNSLEARVREGESLLSISNDLAQVTSSKTLYGGDMMTTTSIMKKLAQRMSQNVQTFPDPRQREAIVTDMLLGVIKTGSNLLEESQRASWADLSTEAQNRVASALLTQLEENAFLLADAVTKEKTILQIVKNICLSVRVLEVKNVEDETFPSVIAQEQWKASEDTITIPKAALLDNRQNDLVRIVFFAFDRLEQILPPTFGKTPQFAAFSSDTASTTSLNSEREKKNISRVLNSKVISASLGNGRHIQLSQMVHITMKHLKTENVTNPACVFWDYTLHGWSPEGCQVEWSNLTHTGCACSHLTNFAVLMDVHGVAIGAKHQMALRLLTLIGCAISAVALLAAIIVFQCFRNMKSDRVLIHKNLCACLLIAEVVFMLGIDQTQDRILCGVIAGLLHYFFLAAFAWMFLEGFHLYAMLVEVFEPERPRARWYCASAYLAPALVVLASAAAFPAGYGTSRHCWLSTDRLFVMSFVGPVALVLAANWICLSMVIYMMCHHSTVSIKAKENSKLYKIRVWLNSSLVLAFLLGLTWTFGLLYLNEQTVGVAYAFTILNSLQGLFIFIFHCLQNEIFQKECARLGRRHPWLSCCLYFTTSSSQPLPHNNAATASCSNHVDTRQGSTKGRRYHQSAAADSEDVVDPRDVTSYNLQQPESRWNIRPTAPIYVPSDEARAVRVPTPQNIPHSSSHSQSIASMHSYRNNMDVNDYQNLRSRSPSCFSNKMAASIGANEWAGAGGWKNTSSKHHGNTATLPHHDTISRQMAQQNHLHVQYGDCDVPIAPGSPRHIVKDEESPLHHPQGYQTTRSYNHDFRNPHVFMSQHSPGSQEMIFRKHYKDENRRKHHHHHGSQNINHTYSEIASQQGRIYRRGSEQEFRVIQDDPVYEEIERNETLMSDMSDDNSGPDNCRQNVGHHGSSGSKFFGDHRPLISYSPGDRHHHDEHYGKYGKWDTYDPRHAYESGRLMHPYHQPQENNMRALAAVLNGENNVVCHLEPHNSYDVYQPQPGNPRTVSQPSF; encoded by the exons AACCAAGATACGAGACAGCGTACGCCTGCGAAGGCAAGACCTTGAAGATCGGCTGTGGGGAAGGCTACGTCATCCATCTCATCAGGGCCAACTATGGCCGCTTCTCCATAACCATATGCAACGACCATGGCAATACCGACTGGAGTGTCAACTGCATGTCCACGAAGAGCTTGAGGGTGCTGCATAGCAG ATGTAGTATGCACCAGAATTGCAGTATACAAGCCAGCACGAGTATATTCAGCGGGGACCCCTGCCCCAACACACTCAAGTATCTTGAAGCACACTACCAATGTGTACCAG CATCAACAACAAGCACGACAAACCGTCCGTCTCCCCCTTGGCTGATCACATCCCAGCCAACGGTGTGGAGGTCAACGGCCCCACCAGTGCCCAAGAACCCGGTACAAACCCAACAAGGGGAGAGGAAGAAGCCCACAGTCATAACTCCCCCCACGTTCAGGCCACATATCACCTTACCCCCTGAAGTGAAGCTTGGAGATGTTGGGACTaag GCCACGACCAAGCAACCGGACACTTCATCAGAAAGGGAACCACCACAGGTGCCAAGAGAAAACATACCAGAAGTCAAGGAACAAACGCCTAAAGTCGCAGAACCAGACAACAGTGCCAGGAATGATAAACCGAAGGAAGATGATAGTG tCTCAGTAACGGAAGAAACTCTACACTGGCCCGTGAAAGATGAAAATTCAGATGCCACTGCACCAGTCCACACACCACCAAAAGATACCCTGATACCCTCTGACGTCGATGTCGATGGTGATTTTGACAAGACTTACT CTACAAGTCGAACACCAATTCTTGGCAGAAGAGCATACTGCCCTCAAGTGAATGCTCGCGGTCTTCATTGGAACTGGACTCTTGCTGGGACTTATGCTGTACAGCCTTGCCCGGGTGGTGCCACGGGCTTGGCTAGGTGGAA GTGCACGTTATCATCTCATCATCACAACGCTGATGATGACCGTCCCAGGAGAAGGAATCCTGGTCTGCAATCCGGGGAGAACTTCCACGACTTGGGTCTAGACGCGCCTACTGATAGACAGATGCAGCTCATCAGGAGATTGGGATCTGAAGCTCTTCTTAAAG GTCGAGATGGCGATCcacctgagcacgtgatagacTATCGAGGCAGTCCCAACCTACCTGACGCACAAGCTTCAAGCACCAATCCTGTCAACGAAGAGTATTATG CGGACACAATACCAGAATGGCACGGACCAACCCCAGACCTGAGTGAATGTCGCTCAGTGTGGTTGAACAGCTTGGAAGCCAGGGTCAGGGAAGGAGAGTCCTTGCTCAGCATTAGCAATGATTTAGCTCAG GTGACCTCTTCAAAGACCCTGTACGGCGGAGACATGATGACGACAACCAGTATAATGAAGAAGTTGGCACAGAGGATGTCGCAGAATGTCCAGACATTCCCAGACCCGAGACAGCGGGAAGCTATTGTTACTGATATGCTACTTGGAGTTATTAAGACTG GATCGAATCTTCTAGAAGAGAGCCAACGGGCTTCATGGGCAGACCTTAGTACTGAAGCGCAGAACAGAGTGGCGAGTGCCCTCCTCACGCAGTTAGAAGAAAACGCCTTCCTTCTAGCAGATGCTGTTACCAAGGAGAAGACAATCTTGCAGATTGTTAAAAACATCT GTTTATCAGTGCGTGTGCTAGAAGTGAAGAACGTAGAAGATGAGACATTCCCGTCTGTTATTGCGCAGGAGCAATGGAAGGCTTCAGAGGACACCATCACTATACCAAAGGCTGCTTTACTTG ATAACCGCCAAAATGACCTAGTCCGTATAGTATTCTTCGCGTTCGATCGTCTCGAACAGATCCTGCCTCCGACCTTCGGGAAGACTCCTCAATTCGCCGCCTTCTCATCAGACACCGCTTCCACCACCAGCCTCAACTCTGAGcgagagaagaaaaatatcAGCAGGGTGCTCAATTCTAAG GTCATATCAGCGAGCTTGGGCAACGGCCGACATATCCAACTGTCGCAGATGGTACATATCACGATGAAGCATCTCAAGACTGAGAACGTTACCAATCCTGCCTGTGTCTTCTGGGATTATACATTGCA CGGCTGGTCTCCAGAAGGTTGCCAAGTGGAATGGTCAAACCTCACCCATACAGGCTGCGCCTGCTCACATCTCACCAACTTCGCCGTGCTAATGGACGTACACGGCGTCGCAATTGGTGCAAAACACCAGATGGCGTTACGGCTCCTTACTCTGATTGGCTGCGCCATCTCTGCTGTCGCGCTATTGGCTGCAATTATTGTGTTCCAGTGCTTTAGGAACATGAAG TCGGATCGAGTGTTGATCCATAAGAACCTCTGCGCCTGTCTTCTGATCGCGGAGGTAGTCTTCATGCTTGGTATTGACCAGACGCAGGACCGCATTTTGTGCGGAGTCATCGCTGGATTGCTACACTACTTCTTCTTGGCTGCCTTTGCTTGGATGTTTCTAGAAG GATTCCACCTCTACGCGATGCTAGTAGAAGTCTTTGAGCCGGAGCGGCCTCGCGCTCGCTGGTACTGCGCAAGCGCTTACCTGGCACCAGCTTTGGTAGTACTTGCCAGTGCCGCTGCCTTCCCCGCTGGATACGGCACTTCGAGGCACTGCTGGCTGTCCACTGACAGGCTGTTTGTTATGAGCTTCGTGGGTCCCGTTGCTTTGGTGCTAGCG GCCAACTGGATCTGTCTAAGCATGGTGATCTACATGATGTGCCATCACTCCACTGTCTCTATCAAGGCGAAAGAGAACTCCAAGCTGTACAAGATCAG GGTATGGCTGAACAGTTCTCTGGTACTAGCGTTCCTGTTGGGGCTGACGTGGACCTTCGGGCTGCTGTACCTGAACGAGCAGACGGTCGGCGTCGCATACGCGTTCACGATACTCAACTCGCTGCAAGGGCTCTTTATCTTCATCTTTCATTGTCTCCAGAATGAGATT TTCCAAAAGGAATGCGCGCGTTTGGGCCGCAGACATCCGTGGTTATCCTGCTGTCTTTACTTCACAACCAGCTCGTCCCAGCCATTACCTCACAACAACGCGGCTACTGCCTCTTGCTCCAACCATGTTGACACACGTCAAGGCTCTACCAAAGGTCGGAGGTACCACCAGAGTGCTGCGGCTGATAGCGAAGATGTAGTTGATCCTAGAGATGTTACG AGCTACAACTTACAACAGCCCGAGTCAAGATGGAACATAAGACCTACCGCGCCGATATACGTCCCGAGCGATGAGGCAAGAGCGGTGCGCGTGCCGACACCGCAAAATATACCGCATAGCTCTTCACACTCTCAAAGTATCGCGTCGATGCATAGCTACAGAAACAATATGGACGTTAACGATTACCAGAACCTTCGATCGCGGTCGCCATCTTGCTTCTCTAACAAAATGGCCGCGTCTATTGGCGCGAACGAGTGGGCCGGCGCGGGGGGATGGAAG AACACTTCTTCTAAACACCACGGGAACACGGCGACTCTGCCCCATCACGACACGATCTCGCGTCAGATGGCGCAACAGAACCATTTGCATGTCCAATACGGTGACTGTGACGTGCCCATCGCTCCTGGCTCCCCAAGACACATCGTCAAGGACGAGGAAAGTCCCCTCCATCATCCCCAAGGCTATCAGACCACAAGGAGCTACAATCATGACTTCAGGAACCCTCACGTCTTCATGTCCCAACACTCTCCAGGTAGCCAAGAAATGATCTTCAGAAAACACTACAAAGACGAAAATAGGCGCAAGCACCATCACCACCACGGAAGCCAGAACATAAACCACACTTATTCCGAAATAGCATCGCAGCAAGGCAGGATCTACCGACGAGGTTCCGAACAAGAATTTCGAGTGATCCAAGACGATCCGGTTTACGAAGAAATAGAGAGAAATGAGACTCTGATGTCAGATATGTCTGATGATAATTCTGGCCCGGATAACTGCCGGCAGAACGTAGGGCACCACGGGTCTTCGGGCTCCAAGTTTTTTGGGGACCACCGCCCCTTGATTTCATACAGTCCGGGGGACAGGCATCACCACGATGAACACTATGGAAAGTACGGGAAATGGGACACGTATGATCCGAGGCACGCGTATGAGAGCGGCAGACTGATGCACCCGTACCACCAACCACAAGAGAACAACATGAGGGCTCTAGCGGCAGTTCTGAATGGAGAAAACAACGTCGTCTGCCACTTGGAGCCCCACAACTCCTATGACGTCTATCAGCCCCAACCGGGCAACCCTAGGACTGTATCCCAGCCCAGTTTTTAA
- the LOC126377811 gene encoding latrophilin Cirl isoform X2, with the protein MVTSAAMEPITDTILAPLDNLTRRRNNLRSLLEDRGGRIGFKRNVFDKDKASSKSIDFKLSDCEKRSKGGFGRRCFRLKTLVIIVCVSVFLGTSLDAEARSAEPRYETAYACEGKTLKIGCGEGYVIHLIRANYGRFSITICNDHGNTDWSVNCMSTKSLRVLHSRCSMHQNCSIQASTSIFSGDPCPNTLKYLEAHYQCVPASTTSTTNRPSPPWLITSQPTVWRSTAPPVPKNPVQTQQGERKKPTVITPPTFRPHITLPPEVKLGDVGTKATTKQPDTSSEREPPQVPRENIPEVKEQTPKVAEPDNSARNDKPKEDDSVSVTEETLHWPVKDENSDATAPVHTPPKDTLIPSDVDVDGDFDKTYSTSRTPILGRRAYCPQVNARGLHWNWTLAGTYAVQPCPGGATGLARWKCTLSSHHHNADDDRPRRRNPGLQSGENFHDLGLDAPTDRQMQLIRRLGSEALLKGRDGDPPEHVIDYRGSPNLPDAQASSTNPVNEEYYADTIPEWHGPTPDLSECRSVWLNSLEARVREGESLLSISNDLAQVTSSKTLYGGDMMTTTSIMKKLAQRMSQNVQTFPDPRQREAIVTDMLLGVIKTGSNLLEESQRASWADLSTEAQNRVASALLTQLEENAFLLADAVTKEKTILQIVKNICLSVRVLEVKNVEDETFPSVIAQEQWKASEDTITIPKAALLDNRQNDLVRIVFFAFDRLEQILPPTFGKTPQFAAFSSDTASTTSLNSEREKKNISRVLNSKVISASLGNGRHIQLSQMVHITMKHLKTENVTNPACVFWDYTLHGWSPEGCQVEWSNLTHTGCACSHLTNFAVLMDVHGVAIGAKHQMALRLLTLIGCAISAVALLAAIIVFQCFRNMKSDRVLIHKNLCACLLIAEVVFMLGIDQTQDRILCGVIAGLLHYFFLAAFAWMFLEGFHLYAMLVEVFEPERPRARWYCASAYLAPALVVLASAAAFPAGYGTSRHCWLSTDRLFVMSFVGPVALVLAANWICLSMVIYMMCHHSTVSIKAKENSKLYKIRVWLNSSLVLAFLLGLTWTFGLLYLNEQTVGVAYAFTILNSLQGLFIFIFHCLQNEIFQKECARLGRRHPWLSCCLYFTTSSSQPLPHNNAATASCSNHVDTRQGSTKGRRYHQSAAADSEDVVDPRDVTNTSSKHHGNTATLPHHDTISRQMAQQNHLHVQYGDCDVPIAPGSPRHIVKDEESPLHHPQGYQTTRSYNHDFRNPHVFMSQHSPGSQEMIFRKHYKDENRRKHHHHHGSQNINHTYSEIASQQGRIYRRGSEQEFRVIQDDPVYEEIERNETLMSDMSDDNSGPDNCRQNVGHHGSSGSKFFGDHRPLISYSPGDRHHHDEHYGKYGKWDTYDPRHAYESGRLMHPYHQPQENNMRALAAVLNGENNVVCHLEPHNSYDVYQPQPGNPRTVSQPSF; encoded by the exons AACCAAGATACGAGACAGCGTACGCCTGCGAAGGCAAGACCTTGAAGATCGGCTGTGGGGAAGGCTACGTCATCCATCTCATCAGGGCCAACTATGGCCGCTTCTCCATAACCATATGCAACGACCATGGCAATACCGACTGGAGTGTCAACTGCATGTCCACGAAGAGCTTGAGGGTGCTGCATAGCAG ATGTAGTATGCACCAGAATTGCAGTATACAAGCCAGCACGAGTATATTCAGCGGGGACCCCTGCCCCAACACACTCAAGTATCTTGAAGCACACTACCAATGTGTACCAG CATCAACAACAAGCACGACAAACCGTCCGTCTCCCCCTTGGCTGATCACATCCCAGCCAACGGTGTGGAGGTCAACGGCCCCACCAGTGCCCAAGAACCCGGTACAAACCCAACAAGGGGAGAGGAAGAAGCCCACAGTCATAACTCCCCCCACGTTCAGGCCACATATCACCTTACCCCCTGAAGTGAAGCTTGGAGATGTTGGGACTaag GCCACGACCAAGCAACCGGACACTTCATCAGAAAGGGAACCACCACAGGTGCCAAGAGAAAACATACCAGAAGTCAAGGAACAAACGCCTAAAGTCGCAGAACCAGACAACAGTGCCAGGAATGATAAACCGAAGGAAGATGATAGTG tCTCAGTAACGGAAGAAACTCTACACTGGCCCGTGAAAGATGAAAATTCAGATGCCACTGCACCAGTCCACACACCACCAAAAGATACCCTGATACCCTCTGACGTCGATGTCGATGGTGATTTTGACAAGACTTACT CTACAAGTCGAACACCAATTCTTGGCAGAAGAGCATACTGCCCTCAAGTGAATGCTCGCGGTCTTCATTGGAACTGGACTCTTGCTGGGACTTATGCTGTACAGCCTTGCCCGGGTGGTGCCACGGGCTTGGCTAGGTGGAA GTGCACGTTATCATCTCATCATCACAACGCTGATGATGACCGTCCCAGGAGAAGGAATCCTGGTCTGCAATCCGGGGAGAACTTCCACGACTTGGGTCTAGACGCGCCTACTGATAGACAGATGCAGCTCATCAGGAGATTGGGATCTGAAGCTCTTCTTAAAG GTCGAGATGGCGATCcacctgagcacgtgatagacTATCGAGGCAGTCCCAACCTACCTGACGCACAAGCTTCAAGCACCAATCCTGTCAACGAAGAGTATTATG CGGACACAATACCAGAATGGCACGGACCAACCCCAGACCTGAGTGAATGTCGCTCAGTGTGGTTGAACAGCTTGGAAGCCAGGGTCAGGGAAGGAGAGTCCTTGCTCAGCATTAGCAATGATTTAGCTCAG GTGACCTCTTCAAAGACCCTGTACGGCGGAGACATGATGACGACAACCAGTATAATGAAGAAGTTGGCACAGAGGATGTCGCAGAATGTCCAGACATTCCCAGACCCGAGACAGCGGGAAGCTATTGTTACTGATATGCTACTTGGAGTTATTAAGACTG GATCGAATCTTCTAGAAGAGAGCCAACGGGCTTCATGGGCAGACCTTAGTACTGAAGCGCAGAACAGAGTGGCGAGTGCCCTCCTCACGCAGTTAGAAGAAAACGCCTTCCTTCTAGCAGATGCTGTTACCAAGGAGAAGACAATCTTGCAGATTGTTAAAAACATCT GTTTATCAGTGCGTGTGCTAGAAGTGAAGAACGTAGAAGATGAGACATTCCCGTCTGTTATTGCGCAGGAGCAATGGAAGGCTTCAGAGGACACCATCACTATACCAAAGGCTGCTTTACTTG ATAACCGCCAAAATGACCTAGTCCGTATAGTATTCTTCGCGTTCGATCGTCTCGAACAGATCCTGCCTCCGACCTTCGGGAAGACTCCTCAATTCGCCGCCTTCTCATCAGACACCGCTTCCACCACCAGCCTCAACTCTGAGcgagagaagaaaaatatcAGCAGGGTGCTCAATTCTAAG GTCATATCAGCGAGCTTGGGCAACGGCCGACATATCCAACTGTCGCAGATGGTACATATCACGATGAAGCATCTCAAGACTGAGAACGTTACCAATCCTGCCTGTGTCTTCTGGGATTATACATTGCA CGGCTGGTCTCCAGAAGGTTGCCAAGTGGAATGGTCAAACCTCACCCATACAGGCTGCGCCTGCTCACATCTCACCAACTTCGCCGTGCTAATGGACGTACACGGCGTCGCAATTGGTGCAAAACACCAGATGGCGTTACGGCTCCTTACTCTGATTGGCTGCGCCATCTCTGCTGTCGCGCTATTGGCTGCAATTATTGTGTTCCAGTGCTTTAGGAACATGAAG TCGGATCGAGTGTTGATCCATAAGAACCTCTGCGCCTGTCTTCTGATCGCGGAGGTAGTCTTCATGCTTGGTATTGACCAGACGCAGGACCGCATTTTGTGCGGAGTCATCGCTGGATTGCTACACTACTTCTTCTTGGCTGCCTTTGCTTGGATGTTTCTAGAAG GATTCCACCTCTACGCGATGCTAGTAGAAGTCTTTGAGCCGGAGCGGCCTCGCGCTCGCTGGTACTGCGCAAGCGCTTACCTGGCACCAGCTTTGGTAGTACTTGCCAGTGCCGCTGCCTTCCCCGCTGGATACGGCACTTCGAGGCACTGCTGGCTGTCCACTGACAGGCTGTTTGTTATGAGCTTCGTGGGTCCCGTTGCTTTGGTGCTAGCG GCCAACTGGATCTGTCTAAGCATGGTGATCTACATGATGTGCCATCACTCCACTGTCTCTATCAAGGCGAAAGAGAACTCCAAGCTGTACAAGATCAG GGTATGGCTGAACAGTTCTCTGGTACTAGCGTTCCTGTTGGGGCTGACGTGGACCTTCGGGCTGCTGTACCTGAACGAGCAGACGGTCGGCGTCGCATACGCGTTCACGATACTCAACTCGCTGCAAGGGCTCTTTATCTTCATCTTTCATTGTCTCCAGAATGAGATT TTCCAAAAGGAATGCGCGCGTTTGGGCCGCAGACATCCGTGGTTATCCTGCTGTCTTTACTTCACAACCAGCTCGTCCCAGCCATTACCTCACAACAACGCGGCTACTGCCTCTTGCTCCAACCATGTTGACACACGTCAAGGCTCTACCAAAGGTCGGAGGTACCACCAGAGTGCTGCGGCTGATAGCGAAGATGTAGTTGATCCTAGAGATGTTACG AACACTTCTTCTAAACACCACGGGAACACGGCGACTCTGCCCCATCACGACACGATCTCGCGTCAGATGGCGCAACAGAACCATTTGCATGTCCAATACGGTGACTGTGACGTGCCCATCGCTCCTGGCTCCCCAAGACACATCGTCAAGGACGAGGAAAGTCCCCTCCATCATCCCCAAGGCTATCAGACCACAAGGAGCTACAATCATGACTTCAGGAACCCTCACGTCTTCATGTCCCAACACTCTCCAGGTAGCCAAGAAATGATCTTCAGAAAACACTACAAAGACGAAAATAGGCGCAAGCACCATCACCACCACGGAAGCCAGAACATAAACCACACTTATTCCGAAATAGCATCGCAGCAAGGCAGGATCTACCGACGAGGTTCCGAACAAGAATTTCGAGTGATCCAAGACGATCCGGTTTACGAAGAAATAGAGAGAAATGAGACTCTGATGTCAGATATGTCTGATGATAATTCTGGCCCGGATAACTGCCGGCAGAACGTAGGGCACCACGGGTCTTCGGGCTCCAAGTTTTTTGGGGACCACCGCCCCTTGATTTCATACAGTCCGGGGGACAGGCATCACCACGATGAACACTATGGAAAGTACGGGAAATGGGACACGTATGATCCGAGGCACGCGTATGAGAGCGGCAGACTGATGCACCCGTACCACCAACCACAAGAGAACAACATGAGGGCTCTAGCGGCAGTTCTGAATGGAGAAAACAACGTCGTCTGCCACTTGGAGCCCCACAACTCCTATGACGTCTATCAGCCCCAACCGGGCAACCCTAGGACTGTATCCCAGCCCAGTTTTTAA